ATGGAGTTTCCCAACTGAGCAAGGTAAACCATTACCAACTTCTCATGATTATCACTTTAACATTATTGATACCCCAGGACACGTTGACTTTACTGTAGAGGTAAACCGTTCGTTACGTGTATTGGATGGTTTAGTTTTCTTATTTAGTGCTGTTGACGGTGTTGAGCCACAATCAGAAACTAACTGGAGACTTGCAGATCAATATAGAGTTCCACGTATGGGATTCGTAAACAAAATGGACCGTCAAGGTTCTAACTTCTTAATGGTATGTCAACAAGTTAGAGATATGTTAAAATCTAACGCGGTGGCTATTACTTTACCAATTGGTGAAGAAAATGACTTTAAAGGAGTAGTTGATTTAGTAAAAAACCAAGCTATCGTATGGCATGATGCAACTCAAGGGGCAACTTTTGATATTGTTGACATTCCTGCGGATATGTTAGCTGAAGTAAAAGAATACAGAGATATCCTTATTGAAGCAGTTGCAGATTATGATGAGAACTTGCTTGATAAATACATGGAAGATCCAGATTCAATTACCGAAGACGAAATCAACACAGCGTTAAGAGCTGCTACTATTGATATGGCTATCATTCCTATGATTGCTGGTTCATCATTCAAAAACAAAGGTGTTCAATTTATGTTGGATGCTGTATGTAAATATTTACCATCTCCTTTAGATAAAGAAGGTATTGAAGGAATTCACCCTGATGATGCTGATTTATTAGAAGAAGATCAAACTAAAATCTTACGTCGTCCTGATGTAAAAGAGCCGTTCGCTGCTTTAGCATTTAAAATTGCTACTGACCCTTATGTTGGTCGTTTAGCTTTCTTCCGTGCTTATTCAGGTCGTTTAGATGCTGGTTCATATATCTTGAACACTCGTTCAGGAAATAAAGAAAGAATTTCGCGTATCTACCAAATGCACGCAAACAAACAAAACCCAATCGATTATATTGAAGCAGGAGATATTGGAGCAGCAGTTGGATTTAAAGATATCAAGACCGGAGATACGATGTGTGATGAAAAACACCCAATCATTCTTGAGTCAATGAAATTCCCTGCGCCAGTAATTGGTATCGCTATTGAACCAAAAACTAAAGCAGACGTAGATAAAATGGGTATGGCTTTGGCAAAATTGGCTGAAGAAGATCCAACGTTTACTGTAAGAACAGATGAAGCTTCTGGTCAAACGATTATTTCAGGTATGGGTGAGTTACACTTAGACATTCTTGTAGATCGTATGAAACGTGAATTCAAAGTTGAGGTGAACCAAGGGGAGCCACAAGTAGAGTACAAAGAAGCGTTTACCAAAACAGCACAACACAGAGAAGTTTACAAAAAACAATCTGGAGGTCGTGGTAAATTTGGAGATATTGTATTTAGATTAGAGCCTGCTGACTTAGTTGACGGTAAAGCACCAATCGGATTACAGTTTGTTAACGAAGTAAAAGGTGGTAACGTTCCTAAAGAATACATCCCATCTGTAGAAAAAGGTTTCCGTGAAGCTATGAAAACTGGTCCTTTAGCAGGTTACCAAGTAGATAGTTTAAAAGTAACATTATTGGATGGATCTTTCCACCCTGTAGATTCTGATGCGCTTTCTTTTGAGTTAGCTGCGAGAATGGGGTATAGAGAAGTAGCTAAAGCTGCTGGTGCCATTATTTTGGAGCCAATCATGAAAATGGAGGTTATTACACCTGAAGAAAACATGGGAGATATCGTTGGTGATATCAACCGTCGTAGAGGTCAAGTGAATGACATGGGAGACAGAAATGGAGCTAAAACTATCAAAGCAGATGTTCCGTTATCAGAAATGTTTGGTTATGTAACTACATTGAGAACACTTTCATCAGGTAGAGCAACTTCTACTATGGAATTTTCTCACTATGCAGAAACACCTTCTAATATCTCTGAAGCAGTTATCAAAAAAGCAAAAGGAAACGCATAATTTTTATCAAGATGAGTCAAAAAATTAGAATAAAATTGAAATCTTACGATCACATGTTGGTAGATAAATCTGCTGAAAAGATTGTAAAAACTGTAAAAAGTACAGGTGCAGTAGTAATAGGTCCTATTCCGTTACCTACGCACAAAAAAATATTTACTGTATTACGTTCTCCACACGTTAACAAAAAAGCGAGAGAGCAGTTTGAGGTAAGTTCATACAAAAGATTACTAGATATCTATAGTTCTTCTTCGAAAACTATTGATGCTTTAATGAAACTTGAATTGCCAAGTGGTGTTGAAGTAGAAATCAAAGTATAAGTAAACCATTATCTGAAATGAGTATCAGAAGTAGTTTTATTTCTGATACTTATTTCTTTATAAAAAAAGTAAACAAGTAATAATTAATAATTAATATTTATGTCTGGGTTAATTGGAAAGAAAATCGGCATGACAAGCATTTTCGATGAGAACGGGAAGAACATTCCTTGTACTGTAATCGAAGCTGGGCCTTGTGTCGTTACCCAAGTCAGAACCAATGAGGTTGACGGGTATTCAGCTCTTCAACTTGGTTTCGATGACAAAGGCGAAAAACACGCTACTAAAGCTGACTTAGGTCACTTTAAAAAAGCGGGTACTTCTGCTAAGAAAAAAGTCGTTGAATTCCAAGGGTTTGAAGAAAATTACAAATTAGGTGATAACATCACTGTGGAAGTATTCAGCGAAGGAGAATTTGTTGATGTGCAAGGTGTTTCAAAAGGAAAAGGTTTCCAAGGGGTTGTAAAACGTCACGGTTTTGGTGGGGTTGGACAAGCTACCCACGGTCAACATAACCGTTTGAGAGCGCCAGGTTCTGTAGGAGCATCTTCTTATCCATCACGTGTATTCAAAGGAATGCGTATGGCAGGAAGAATGGGTGGTGATAATGTAAAAGTACAAAATCTTAGAGTTTTAAAAGTAGTGGCTGAAAAGAACCTACTTGTTATCAAAGGATGTGTTCCTGGATGTAAAAACTCTTACGTAATCATTCAGAAGTAATGGAAGTAAAAGTAATCGATATCAACGGAAAAGATACTGGAAGAAAAGTGCAACTTTCTGATTCAGTATTCGGCATTGAGCCAAATAATCACGCAGTATATCTTGATGTTAAGCAATACTTAGCTAATCAAAGACAAGGAACGCACAAAGCTAAAGAAAGAGCTGAAGTAGCGGGAAGTACTCGTAAGATTAAAAAACAAAAAGGTACAGGTACTGCACGTGCAGGATCTAAAAAGAGTCCATTGTTCAAAGGTGGAGGAACAGTTTTCGGTCCAAGACCAAGAAGCTATTCTTTCAAATTGAACAAAACGGTAAAAAGATTAGCTCGTAAATCAGCTTTCTCTTTAAAAGTTAAAGAATCAAATTTATTAGTTGTTGAAGACTTTAATTTTGAAACACCAAACACTAAAAATTTCATCAATGTTTTGAAAGCTTTAGGGTTAGAAAACAAAAAATCTTTGTTTGTGTTGGGTGATTCAAATAAAAATGTATATTTGTCCTCACGCAATTTAAAGGCGTCTAGCGTTGTAACTAATTCAGAGTTAAGCACTTACGAAATTTTAAATGCTAATAATTTAGTTCTTTTAGAGGGTTCTTTAGAAGGAATTGAAGAAAATTTAAGCAAATAATAGACCATGAGTATCATAATTAAGCCTATCATAACTGAAAAAATCACCAAAGAAGGTGAGGTTTTCAATCGTTTTGGTTTTGTTGTTGACAAAAAAGCAAACAAAGTTCAGATTAAGAAAGCTGTAGAAGCTGCTTACGGAATTTCAGTTGTTACTGTTAACACGATGAACTATAGAGCTGATAGAACTACTAAGTATACAAAAAGTGGTTTAATCAGTGGAAAAACGAATAGCTACAAGAAAGCTATCGTTCAAGTTAAAGAGGGAGAAACAATAGATTTTTACAATAATATCTAATAGAAAATGTCAGTTAGAAAATTAAAACCTATTACCCCGGGTCAGCGTTTTAGAGTTGTGAATGGTTTTGACGCCATCACGACTGATAAGCCGGAGCGCTCTTTGTTAGCACCGATAAAAAACTCAGGAGGTAGAAATAGTCAAGGAAAAA
The window above is part of the Flavobacterium sp. N1994 genome. Proteins encoded here:
- the fusA gene encoding elongation factor G, producing the protein MARDLKFTRNIGIAAHIDAGKTTTTERILFYTGKSHKIGEVHDGAATMDWMAQEQERGITITSAATTCEWSFPTEQGKPLPTSHDYHFNIIDTPGHVDFTVEVNRSLRVLDGLVFLFSAVDGVEPQSETNWRLADQYRVPRMGFVNKMDRQGSNFLMVCQQVRDMLKSNAVAITLPIGEENDFKGVVDLVKNQAIVWHDATQGATFDIVDIPADMLAEVKEYRDILIEAVADYDENLLDKYMEDPDSITEDEINTALRAATIDMAIIPMIAGSSFKNKGVQFMLDAVCKYLPSPLDKEGIEGIHPDDADLLEEDQTKILRRPDVKEPFAALAFKIATDPYVGRLAFFRAYSGRLDAGSYILNTRSGNKERISRIYQMHANKQNPIDYIEAGDIGAAVGFKDIKTGDTMCDEKHPIILESMKFPAPVIGIAIEPKTKADVDKMGMALAKLAEEDPTFTVRTDEASGQTIISGMGELHLDILVDRMKREFKVEVNQGEPQVEYKEAFTKTAQHREVYKKQSGGRGKFGDIVFRLEPADLVDGKAPIGLQFVNEVKGGNVPKEYIPSVEKGFREAMKTGPLAGYQVDSLKVTLLDGSFHPVDSDALSFELAARMGYREVAKAAGAIILEPIMKMEVITPEENMGDIVGDINRRRGQVNDMGDRNGAKTIKADVPLSEMFGYVTTLRTLSSGRATSTMEFSHYAETPSNISEAVIKKAKGNA
- the rpsJ gene encoding 30S ribosomal protein S10 — translated: MSQKIRIKLKSYDHMLVDKSAEKIVKTVKSTGAVVIGPIPLPTHKKIFTVLRSPHVNKKAREQFEVSSYKRLLDIYSSSSKTIDALMKLELPSGVEVEIKV
- the rplC gene encoding 50S ribosomal protein L3 produces the protein MSGLIGKKIGMTSIFDENGKNIPCTVIEAGPCVVTQVRTNEVDGYSALQLGFDDKGEKHATKADLGHFKKAGTSAKKKVVEFQGFEENYKLGDNITVEVFSEGEFVDVQGVSKGKGFQGVVKRHGFGGVGQATHGQHNRLRAPGSVGASSYPSRVFKGMRMAGRMGGDNVKVQNLRVLKVVAEKNLLVIKGCVPGCKNSYVIIQK
- the rplD gene encoding 50S ribosomal protein L4; its protein translation is MEVKVIDINGKDTGRKVQLSDSVFGIEPNNHAVYLDVKQYLANQRQGTHKAKERAEVAGSTRKIKKQKGTGTARAGSKKSPLFKGGGTVFGPRPRSYSFKLNKTVKRLARKSAFSLKVKESNLLVVEDFNFETPNTKNFINVLKALGLENKKSLFVLGDSNKNVYLSSRNLKASSVVTNSELSTYEILNANNLVLLEGSLEGIEENLSK
- the rplW gene encoding 50S ribosomal protein L23, producing the protein MSIIIKPIITEKITKEGEVFNRFGFVVDKKANKVQIKKAVEAAYGISVVTVNTMNYRADRTTKYTKSGLISGKTNSYKKAIVQVKEGETIDFYNNI